From one Bacteroidota bacterium genomic stretch:
- a CDS encoding OmpH family outer membrane protein yields the protein MKHLKLLLFTILVTTAVFAQAQGKIAYINSQELLVLLPEYKDANTQLSGYAKEFETQYQVYAAEYQKLVNEIQGDPTLSEVAREAKIQDALMLEQRIQQYEQEINDKIEAKKAELFKPIITSVTETIKTVAKENGYTYVIDNSLAILILAPEGDDILPLVKKKLNIL from the coding sequence ATGAAACATTTAAAATTGTTGTTATTTACAATACTTGTTACAACAGCAGTATTCGCGCAGGCTCAGGGCAAAATTGCATATATAAATTCTCAGGAATTGTTAGTATTACTTCCGGAATATAAAGACGCTAATACACAACTTTCAGGTTATGCAAAAGAATTTGAAACACAATACCAGGTTTATGCTGCTGAATATCAAAAACTGGTTAATGAAATTCAGGGTGACCCAACTTTAAGTGAAGTGGCGCGTGAAGCGAAAATCCAGGATGCTTTGATGTTAGAACAACGTATACAACAATACGAACAAGAGATAAACGATAAAATTGAAGCTAAAAAAGCAGAATTATTTAAACCTATAATTACATCGGTTACTGAAACAATTAAAACCGTTGCGAAAGAAAATGGTTATACTTATGTGATTGATAATTCGCTTGCTATTTTAATTTTGGCACCGGAAGGAGATGATATTTTACCTTTAGTGAAAAAGAAATTGAATATTTTATAA
- a CDS encoding T9SS type A sorting domain-containing protein, giving the protein MINKYGLFILLTICFGNCWAQITFSSLQFGDPAGNNRGSAAVFDDALNIWFAGTARNFENNTDDIALTKLDKNGNIKFAYLYGDGHNEFVNNMVFFDNTYSIVCGDQTDTLTGNTNGFIMKTDTAGNLIWFKSYGNGISNEDFYGLTLLQNGDIAVTGFVTGAIGSGNDVLTVIYNQDGDFIQEIVFGDNTNEYGMSLIELPSGDLIISGDKEISATVYNPFYARVTREENIVFNQAFGIDENSGCKSMLLNNNGNLVFSGEVAGVIDPQFDLLIAEADTLGNILFINSTPGLGIEAGYDIAIASDSTYYVTGFGYNPLATENDMVFFLIDAAGEILQRKFFENGGADLGYDIKRIDDTHFLAAGFSTQFGTLMFTLVYDMFETGDIVKNTISNNNVQIFPQPAANILNLTSNENIQSIRIQSLAGNFLLGQDGMNSKNVQLNIDLPLSVYMITIVTTDNIITKKIIAGQ; this is encoded by the coding sequence ATGATAAATAAATACGGGTTATTCATTTTATTAACTATTTGTTTTGGTAATTGTTGGGCACAAATAACATTTAGCAGCCTGCAATTTGGCGACCCGGCCGGTAATAACCGCGGAAGTGCTGCTGTATTTGATGATGCCTTAAATATCTGGTTTGCAGGAACAGCACGCAATTTTGAAAATAATACGGATGATATTGCTCTAACAAAACTTGATAAAAATGGCAATATTAAATTTGCTTATTTATATGGGGATGGTCACAATGAATTTGTAAATAATATGGTGTTTTTTGATAACACTTATTCAATTGTTTGTGGCGATCAAACGGACACACTTACCGGAAACACCAATGGTTTTATTATGAAAACCGATACAGCAGGAAATTTAATCTGGTTCAAATCTTATGGGAACGGTATTTCAAATGAAGACTTTTATGGGCTTACCTTATTGCAAAACGGTGATATTGCTGTCACCGGATTTGTCACAGGTGCAATTGGTTCCGGAAACGATGTACTCACGGTAATTTATAATCAGGATGGTGATTTTATACAGGAAATTGTTTTTGGTGATAACACCAATGAGTATGGCATGTCCCTTATCGAATTGCCAAGTGGTGATTTAATTATCAGCGGCGATAAAGAAATTTCTGCAACCGTTTACAATCCATTTTATGCCAGAGTTACACGCGAAGAAAATATAGTATTTAATCAGGCTTTTGGAATTGATGAAAATAGCGGATGTAAATCGATGTTATTGAACAATAATGGTAACCTGGTTTTTTCCGGCGAAGTTGCAGGAGTAATTGACCCTCAATTCGACTTATTGATTGCTGAAGCTGATACACTAGGAAATATTTTATTTATAAACAGCACTCCGGGTTTAGGAATTGAAGCCGGCTACGATATAGCAATAGCAAGCGATTCAACGTATTATGTTACCGGTTTCGGATATAATCCATTGGCCACTGAAAATGATATGGTGTTTTTTTTAATTGATGCAGCAGGCGAAATTTTACAACGCAAATTTTTCGAAAATGGCGGTGCTGATTTAGGTTACGATATTAAACGCATTGACGATACACATTTTTTGGCAGCCGGATTTTCTACACAATTTGGAACACTCATGTTTACTTTAGTATATGATATGTTTGAAACAGGAGATATTGTAAAAAATACAATAAGTAACAATAATGTGCAAATTTTCCCTCAACCGGCTGCAAATATTTTAAACCTAACTTCAAATGAAAATATTCAATCCATTCGCATTCAAAGTTTAGCGGGTAATTTTTTATTGGGGCAAGATGGTATGAATAGTAAAAATGTTCAATTAAACATTGATTTACCCTTATCAGTTTATATGATAACTATCGTTACAACAGATAACATAATTACTAAAAAAATAATAGCCGGTCAGTAA
- a CDS encoding carbohydrate binding family 9 domain-containing protein — protein MRKPLITLVAICAFLQSEAQDIQRKQLAATRITGNIHIDGNLDEPEWQNAQEATDFIQFQFNWNTPSAFKSSFKIIYDNTAIYIGAKMYDNQPDSIQKDLAARDEFGSADFIGIILDPYMEGVNGVEFFVTASGVQGEAKTYPGSNNGEDFSWDAVWVSEAKIVEDGWVAEIKIPYSAIRFPNKEEQTWYINFVREVKRNRDKSAWNPIDPQIQGFVNQSGLLTGIKDIKAPVRLSLSPYFSTYYDVFRDNDADLTSHSWSFNGGADLKYGLNDAFTLDMTLIPDFGQVQSDNQVLNLTPFETYFVEQRQFFTEGTELFNKSGLFYSRRVGSTPEKFYDVLYGTDPSSTIISNPTQARLLNAAKLSGRTTTGLGVGVFNAVEGETVAVIQDSTGHESTTITGPRTNYNVLVFDQSLKNNSYVTFTNTNVIRESGFADANVTAANFSLNNKTNIYAIEGGAAYSQRYTGVESAENNGVYHYLSAGKSGGKRRFAAGYEYTGQTYNNNDLGYLPINNLLNFFGNTSYHTYDPLWHLNQLNLTIDINYTRIINPDVFHNFSINADAWGNFRNFVFMGLWIYTEPVVTYDYFEPREPGRYYTYPINYNFGGWISSDYSKRFAFDASSNLRLFAEKGRYRHNIDFGPRFRLNDKILLSAYAGRFFWPNDVGFVTTTPDSIIFGIRDNVTFEGLLSVNYTPNVKMSFSLRARHYWSYAEYSEFFNLGDDGSLLPTTYNSFNEKGNSTDDVNFNAFNVDFVYTWFFAPGSELNIVWKNSIYQFGQLLPENYIDDLDAVFDSPVGNNFSIKLLYYLDYLYLKKNK, from the coding sequence ATGCGTAAACCACTTATTACCCTTGTTGCAATCTGCGCTTTTTTGCAATCGGAAGCTCAGGATATTCAGCGCAAACAACTGGCTGCAACCCGCATCACCGGTAATATTCACATCGATGGCAATTTAGATGAACCTGAGTGGCAAAACGCACAGGAAGCAACCGATTTTATACAGTTTCAATTTAATTGGAATACACCTTCTGCATTTAAATCTTCCTTCAAAATAATTTATGATAATACGGCAATTTACATTGGTGCAAAAATGTATGACAATCAGCCCGACAGTATTCAAAAAGATTTAGCTGCTCGTGATGAATTTGGTTCAGCAGATTTTATCGGAATTATTCTTGACCCGTATATGGAAGGTGTAAACGGAGTTGAATTTTTTGTGACTGCATCCGGTGTGCAAGGTGAAGCAAAAACTTACCCGGGTAGTAATAATGGTGAAGACTTTAGCTGGGATGCTGTTTGGGTAAGTGAAGCAAAAATTGTTGAGGATGGCTGGGTTGCAGAAATTAAAATTCCTTATAGCGCAATTCGTTTTCCAAACAAGGAAGAACAAACCTGGTACATCAATTTTGTTCGCGAAGTAAAACGCAACCGCGATAAAAGTGCCTGGAACCCAATTGACCCGCAAATTCAAGGGTTTGTTAATCAAAGTGGTTTATTAACCGGAATTAAAGATATAAAAGCACCGGTTCGCCTGTCACTTTCTCCATATTTTTCAACTTATTATGATGTGTTTAGAGATAATGATGCTGACCTAACTTCACATTCTTGGAGTTTTAATGGTGGGGCTGATTTAAAATATGGTTTAAATGATGCCTTTACATTAGATATGACTTTGATTCCTGATTTTGGCCAGGTGCAAAGTGATAATCAGGTTTTAAATCTTACTCCTTTTGAAACATATTTTGTGGAGCAGCGACAATTTTTTACCGAAGGAACAGAGCTCTTTAATAAAAGCGGATTATTTTATTCCAGAAGGGTAGGATCTACACCTGAAAAATTTTATGATGTATTATATGGCACTGATCCTTCGTCAACAATTATCAGCAATCCAACACAGGCAAGATTATTAAATGCAGCTAAACTCTCCGGGAGAACCACTACCGGTTTAGGGGTTGGTGTATTTAATGCGGTGGAAGGAGAAACTGTTGCCGTAATTCAGGATTCAACCGGACATGAAAGTACAACGATTACCGGTCCGAGAACAAATTATAATGTGTTGGTTTTTGATCAAAGTTTGAAAAATAATTCCTACGTAACTTTTACAAATACCAATGTGATTCGTGAAAGTGGATTTGCAGATGCAAATGTTACCGCGGCAAATTTTTCACTGAATAATAAAACGAATATTTATGCAATAGAAGGTGGTGCCGCTTACAGTCAGCGATACACCGGTGTTGAATCTGCCGAAAACAATGGTGTTTATCATTATTTATCTGCAGGTAAATCAGGTGGCAAACGTCGCTTTGCCGCAGGGTATGAATATACAGGCCAAACCTATAATAACAACGATTTGGGATATCTGCCCATAAATAATTTGCTCAATTTTTTCGGGAATACCAGTTATCATACTTACGACCCGTTATGGCATTTAAATCAACTTAATCTAACTATCGATATCAATTATACAAGGATAATAAATCCGGATGTATTTCATAATTTTTCAATTAATGCTGATGCATGGGGTAATTTCCGCAATTTCGTTTTTATGGGTTTATGGATTTATACCGAACCTGTAGTTACATACGATTATTTTGAACCACGTGAACCGGGCAGGTATTATACTTATCCTATAAATTACAATTTCGGTGGCTGGATTTCATCTGATTACAGTAAACGTTTTGCATTTGATGCCAGCAGCAATTTGCGTTTATTCGCTGAAAAAGGACGTTACCGTCACAACATCGATTTTGGACCACGATTCAGATTGAATGATAAAATTTTATTATCTGCTTATGCCGGTCGTTTCTTCTGGCCTAATGATGTTGGTTTTGTAACCACTACACCTGATTCAATCATTTTTGGTATCCGCGACAATGTTACTTTTGAAGGTTTATTGAGTGTAAACTATACACCGAATGTAAAAATGAGTTTTAGTCTGCGCGCCCGCCACTACTGGAGTTACGCCGAATATTCCGAATTTTTTAATTTGGGTGATGATGGTAGTTTATTGCCTACAACCTATAACAGTTTCAACGAAAAAGGAAACTCAACCGACGATGTGAATTTTAATGCCTTTAATGTCGATTTTGTTTACACCTGGTTTTTTGCACCCGGAAGTGAATTGAATATCGTTTGGAAAAACTCAATATATCAATTTGGTCAATTATTACCCGAAAATTATATTGATGACCTGGATGCAGTTTTTGATTCACCGGTTGGAAATAACTTTTCAATCAAACTCCTTTACTATCTCGATTATTTATACCTGAAGAAAAATAAATAA
- a CDS encoding alpha/beta hydrolase, with protein MRKLLLSAAIATVLLASCKDKLEKKDKSLAEMQNEDENPNNYEPVLSTADATPVYKKINDTVEMHLNIYYPEKHKKQDPTAVIIYFFGGAFLHGSPSQYEPHCQYFASRGIVAITADYRVISRNKGNALSCIYDAKSAVRYVREHAEELNIDPNKVIVGGGSAGGFLAIECAMDDSNWQDPTDNTAVSCKPNAMVLLNPVVNSMEHDFRIVKFKDDEKAPDSESHAGAINPLTNIKSGMPPAIIFHGKADRISGFQYVQQFCTDYQAAGNTAELHAYDKMKHGFTSVKFQDGKYYKESLKLSDEFLIKLGFLTGTPTVQ; from the coding sequence ATGCGAAAACTACTGCTCAGTGCAGCAATTGCTACTGTTTTATTGGCTTCCTGCAAGGATAAGCTCGAAAAAAAGGACAAATCCTTAGCTGAAATGCAAAATGAGGATGAAAATCCCAATAATTATGAGCCCGTTTTAAGCACGGCTGATGCAACTCCGGTTTACAAAAAAATCAACGATACCGTTGAAATGCATCTCAACATATATTACCCTGAAAAACATAAAAAACAAGACCCTACTGCAGTTATCATATACTTTTTCGGAGGCGCCTTTTTACACGGCAGTCCTTCACAATATGAACCTCATTGCCAGTATTTCGCAAGCCGTGGTATTGTTGCCATTACTGCCGATTACCGCGTAATTTCACGCAACAAAGGCAATGCTTTAAGTTGTATTTATGATGCCAAAAGTGCAGTGCGTTATGTGCGCGAACATGCTGAGGAACTAAATATCGATCCAAATAAAGTTATTGTTGGTGGCGGCTCAGCAGGTGGATTCCTGGCTATTGAATGTGCTATGGACGACAGTAACTGGCAAGACCCAACCGATAATACTGCTGTTTCTTGTAAACCGAATGCAATGGTATTATTAAACCCTGTTGTAAACTCAATGGAACACGATTTCCGTATTGTGAAGTTTAAGGATGATGAAAAAGCACCTGACAGTGAATCACATGCCGGCGCTATCAATCCCTTAACCAATATTAAATCCGGTATGCCACCTGCAATTATTTTTCATGGTAAAGCTGACCGTATTTCAGGCTTCCAATATGTGCAACAATTTTGTACCGATTATCAGGCTGCCGGAAATACTGCTGAATTACATGCTTATGATAAAATGAAACACGGATTTACCAGCGTTAAATTTCAGGATGGTAAATATTATAAAGAATCATTAAAATTATCAGACGAATTTTTGATCAAACTTGGTTTCTTAACCGGAACACCAACTGTTCAATAA